A stretch of DNA from Saccharospirillum mangrovi:
TAACGCAAATAAGGCGGTTGGTGGGCGTGGTTGCAAACAAGGTAAGGGCTGAGTCACGGGCGACAGACCTTGGTGCCGGGGTGTTTTAAAAGTAGACCTGCTTCACATTTTTGGTAGCGCGCGATCACGCTTCAGCCCGACTTGACCCCACTGCGGAAAACCCCCATCGTCGTCCGCCTCTTCGCTAGGCGCTGCCCGATGTTGCAACTGATTCAACTGACCATCCCCGGACTCAACCCACTCACCCTTGAACTCACACCCGGCCAGATTCTCGGTGTGTCTGGTCCCTCGGGCTGCGGTAAATCGCGCTTGCTGCGCGCCCTGGCCGACCTGGATACGCACCAGGGCGAGGTGCGTTTGAACGATCAACCGCAATCGGCCTTTGCCGCGCACGACTGGCGCCGCCAGGTGATGTTGGTGCCGGCGGAAAGTCAGTGGTGGTTCGATTCGGTGGCTGAGCATTTTCCGCAACAAAGAGTGCACGACTGGCAAGCGTTGGGGTTTGCGTCGGACCCCACCGACTGGTCGGTCGATCGGTTATCTACCGGCGAAAAGCAGCGTCTGGCGTTGTTGCGGGCACTGGCGTATCAGCCGCGCGTTTTGTTGCTCGATGAACCGACCGCCAACCTCGACGAAGGCAGTCGCTCTCTGGTGGAAAACTGGCTGGTAAGCCTGATTCGCCGTGAGCAGAAAATCGCCATCTGGGTCGGGCACGATACCGCGCAATTACAGCGAGTGGCGGATCAACGCCTGTCGTTCGGCCGTTCGGCTGAGGCGGTAAGCGTATGAACGTTATCGATTTGAGCGTCTGGCAACTGTGTCTGGTAGCGGCTTTATTACTGGTGTTGGCGGCCACCCTGTGGGCGGCGCGTTTGGGGGTGAGTGGCAGTCTGGTGGTGGCAGCGTTGCGCACGGCGGTGCAGTTGTCGCTGATTGGTTTGGTGCTGGAGGCGTTGTTCGCGGTCGGTGCGTTGCTGTGGGTGGCGTTGCTGGCTCTGGGCATGTTGGTGATTGCCGGGCGTGAAGTCTGGGTGCGGCAATCGCGACCGCTCACAGGCGGTTGGGGGTTCGGCATCGGTACGCTGTCGATGTTCATTTCGGCGTTCAGCGTGACTATTTTGATGCTGGCCGTCGTGATTCGCCCCGACCCCTGGTACCAGCCGCAATACGCCATTCCGCTGCTGGGCATGTTGCTCGGCAATACCATGAATTCAGTGACCCTGGCGCTGGACCGTCTGACCGAGTCGGCCTGGCGGCAACGCGCTGTGATCGAAGCGCGCTTGATGCTAGGCGAAAAGGCACCACAGGCGCTGAGCGACATTCGCCGGGCTGCGGTGCGTTCGGGGCTGATTCCGGTCATCAATGCCATGGCCGCTGCCGGTGTGGTGAGCGTGCCGGGCATGATGACTGGTCAGATTCTCGCCGGCAGCGCGCCGTCGCTGGCGGTGAAATACCAGATCATGATTATGTTTGGCATCACCCTGGGTTCCGGCTTCGGGACGCTGTTTGCGGTGAATCTGGCCAGTCGGCGGTTGTTTGATGCCCGTCAGCGCCTGCGCCTGGACCGGTTACGGTCCAGCCGGGGTTAACAGCCGCGGGTTACACCGGAGGCCGAACCACCAGGGAGAGAATGGTCGCCTCGCCCAATACACGCAGGCGGAGGTTTACTGGGGCTTGCATGAAGGTTTCGGCGTTGAGGGAGACGAACACCACTTCGTCATCGATACGCATCGGAAACCAGGTGGCGTTGACGCCATAACCATGAATGATGCCGGAGCTGACGCTGAGCCCCCGGAACAGATCCCAGCGATAGCTGCCGCTGTAGGATCGGTCGCCAAAGGAATTGATGAAGGTCGATGCTTCCCAGCGTTTGTAGCCGGTGCCCACCAGGCGGTTATCTTCGTAGAGTCCTTCGGAAACCCAGTGATGGGTGGCAACGCCCAGTTCAATTTCGAGCCCGTCGGCGGGGTAAACGCTGCCAATTGTGAAGGGTAAAAGTATCCAGGGTCGGAACATGGTCAGTCTCCCAGAGCAGAGGGTCGGCCGAGGCCGATGTGTTCTGGCGACTACACGTCCGTGTCTGCCGGAGTTACCTAATGTGTCGGTTCCGGCAGAGGAAACTTGAGCGGGGGGTTCAGGTGGGGGCGTTGCTCAGGGCGTTGTTTCAGTCTGGGCGGGCTGTTGCGCGGCCCAGTCGAGCAGGGCGTCCAGCGCCGGGCACAGCGATTGCCCCCAGTCAGTCAGACAATATTCCACTTTCGGCGGTACCTGATGGTGCACGATGCGGCGGACGATGCCGTCGTTCTCCAATTGCCGCAGTTGCTGAATCAGCATT
This window harbors:
- a CDS encoding ABC transporter ATP-binding protein produces the protein MLQLIQLTIPGLNPLTLELTPGQILGVSGPSGCGKSRLLRALADLDTHQGEVRLNDQPQSAFAAHDWRRQVMLVPAESQWWFDSVAEHFPQQRVHDWQALGFASDPTDWSVDRLSTGEKQRLALLRALAYQPRVLLLDEPTANLDEGSRSLVENWLVSLIRREQKIAIWVGHDTAQLQRVADQRLSFGRSAEAVSV
- a CDS encoding ABC transporter permease; its protein translation is MNVIDLSVWQLCLVAALLLVLAATLWAARLGVSGSLVVAALRTAVQLSLIGLVLEALFAVGALLWVALLALGMLVIAGREVWVRQSRPLTGGWGFGIGTLSMFISAFSVTILMLAVVIRPDPWYQPQYAIPLLGMLLGNTMNSVTLALDRLTESAWRQRAVIEARLMLGEKAPQALSDIRRAAVRSGLIPVINAMAAAGVVSVPGMMTGQILAGSAPSLAVKYQIMIMFGITLGSGFGTLFAVNLASRRLFDARQRLRLDRLRSSRG
- a CDS encoding winged helix-turn-helix transcriptional regulator, producing MSKKHNFTRDTAAEGVEKALKMLEGRWKLIILFHLFGGQVLRFSDLEKAIDGISQKMLIQQLRQLENDGIVRRIVHHQVPPKVEYCLTDWGQSLCPALDALLDWAAQQPAQTETTP